A stretch of Armatimonadota bacterium DNA encodes these proteins:
- a CDS encoding phosphomannomutase/phosphoglucomutase — translation MSFPEHVFREYDIRGKVGPDGISPDFVRQVAAAYATRFAGKPNATLGVGRDLRATSTELSQAAIEGILSTGVNVVDVGPTPTPVLYFAIGHFGWDGGFGITASHRPADENGIKVRMGDGPFYGDDLQALKREVMAGKFASGSGKYETLDVYPEYFRIAKEQLSIARPMKVVLDVGNGCGTLTAPRLLRDLGCELTVLFEEPDGTFPGRGPDPTKEGAIEPLAEKVREIGAELGIAIDADGDRVAVVDHKGEYVQPDQYMIPICRELLAAGPIAVVSEVRCSQSIVDDVENRGGSMYLEACGYPFILAGMAAHGAEIGFETTGHCYFKDPHFKFDDATFGAGRLLAALSRSDRSLREIVDDAPKYYPADPPRYACPNALKFQVVEEIGHSYEPGVRLILTDGVRAQFPDGWSVIRASNTGEELVSRWEGNSPEARDRIGKDLTDRLLSVLRKHGLELREADH, via the coding sequence ATGAGCTTCCCCGAACACGTCTTTCGAGAGTATGACATCCGCGGCAAGGTGGGGCCTGACGGCATCAGCCCCGACTTCGTCCGACAGGTGGCCGCCGCCTATGCCACCCGCTTCGCCGGCAAGCCCAACGCCACCCTCGGCGTGGGTCGAGACCTGCGCGCGACATCCACCGAGCTTTCTCAAGCGGCGATCGAAGGCATCCTGTCCACTGGTGTGAACGTGGTGGACGTGGGCCCGACGCCCACGCCGGTCCTGTACTTCGCCATCGGCCATTTCGGGTGGGACGGCGGTTTCGGCATCACCGCATCCCATCGGCCTGCGGATGAGAACGGCATCAAAGTCCGCATGGGCGACGGACCTTTCTACGGGGACGACCTGCAGGCGCTCAAGCGCGAGGTCATGGCGGGCAAGTTCGCAAGCGGCTCGGGAAAGTACGAGACACTGGACGTCTATCCCGAATACTTCCGCATCGCGAAAGAGCAGCTTTCCATCGCCCGCCCGATGAAAGTGGTGCTGGACGTGGGAAATGGCTGTGGGACCCTCACCGCCCCGCGACTCCTGCGTGACCTGGGCTGCGAGTTGACTGTGCTGTTCGAAGAGCCCGACGGCACCTTCCCCGGACGCGGACCAGACCCCACGAAAGAGGGCGCCATTGAGCCCCTGGCGGAGAAAGTGCGGGAGATCGGCGCGGAACTGGGCATCGCCATAGACGCGGACGGCGACCGAGTTGCGGTGGTGGATCACAAAGGGGAGTATGTGCAGCCCGACCAGTACATGATCCCCATCTGCCGGGAACTGTTGGCCGCCGGGCCGATTGCGGTGGTGTCTGAGGTGCGCTGTTCCCAGTCCATTGTGGATGATGTGGAGAATCGCGGCGGGAGCATGTACCTCGAGGCCTGCGGTTACCCATTCATCTTGGCGGGCATGGCCGCGCATGGCGCCGAGATCGGGTTCGAGACCACCGGGCACTGCTATTTCAAGGACCCTCACTTCAAGTTTGATGACGCCACTTTCGGGGCCGGGAGACTCCTCGCCGCTCTGTCCCGCAGCGACCGGAGCCTGCGGGAAATCGTGGACGACGCGCCGAAATACTACCCGGCTGACCCGCCGCGCTATGCCTGCCCCAATGCCCTGAAGTTCCAGGTGGTGGAGGAGATCGGGCACAGCTACGAGCCGGGTGTCCGCCTGATACTTACCGACGGTGTGCGCGCCCAGTTTCCCGATGGCTGGAGTGTGATCCGGGCGTCCAACACCGGCGAGGAGCTTGTTTCGCGCTGGGAGGGCAACTCGCCCGAGGCCCGGGACAGGATCGGCAAGGACTTGACGGATCGCCTGCTGAGCGTCCTGAGAAAGCACGGGCTTGAGCTTCGCGAAGCGGACCATTAG
- a CDS encoding class I SAM-dependent methyltransferase has protein sequence MDRGTCPICDAQDSRDYRRNMRLRMLRCTACGTLWQPVDRDAAPDAGRYGDEYYEAWGSLSQARAVKLATFDGYLGVLEKHAQPGRLLDVGCALGFLLEAAQRRGWEPYGVELSAHAARVAGENLGPERIYKGSLEEAPLPAGSFRAITLTDVLEHLPDPVGSLRRCHELLEPGGCVVVVTPRVGSLSQRLMGAEWFQIKEEHLQLLTPGALRVALASAGFRLVRASIPEKTLSLDYLAHHSRAYPRAIVTPVLNVLERLAGPLAGVGFRVRTGEQLVVAVRG, from the coding sequence GTGGATCGAGGGACCTGCCCGATCTGCGATGCCCAGGACTCTCGCGATTACAGGCGGAACATGCGGCTGCGGATGCTGCGCTGCACGGCCTGCGGAACCCTCTGGCAACCGGTTGACCGCGACGCAGCCCCGGACGCAGGGAGATACGGCGACGAGTACTACGAGGCCTGGGGCAGTCTGTCCCAGGCCCGCGCCGTGAAGCTGGCCACCTTCGACGGTTACCTCGGGGTCCTGGAAAAGCATGCCCAACCCGGCAGGCTGCTGGATGTTGGCTGTGCGCTGGGGTTCCTGCTGGAAGCTGCGCAACGCCGGGGCTGGGAGCCATACGGGGTGGAATTGTCCGCCCATGCAGCGCGGGTTGCAGGCGAGAACCTCGGTCCTGAACGCATCTACAAGGGCAGTCTCGAAGAGGCGCCTCTGCCTGCGGGGTCCTTCCGCGCAATCACCCTGACCGATGTGCTGGAGCATCTGCCCGACCCGGTGGGCAGCCTCAGGCGCTGCCACGAGTTGCTGGAGCCGGGCGGCTGCGTGGTGGTGGTCACCCCGCGGGTGGGTTCGCTGTCCCAGCGTCTCATGGGAGCGGAGTGGTTCCAGATCAAGGAGGAGCACCTGCAGCTTCTCACTCCCGGTGCATTGCGGGTGGCATTGGCGTCTGCGGGGTTCCGGCTTGTCCGGGCCTCAATCCCGGAGAAGACCTTGAGCCTGGATTACCTGGCCCACCATTCTCGGGCCTATCCGCGAGCCATCGTGACCCCGGTGCTCAATGTGCTGGAGCGGTTGGCCGGGCCCCTGGCGGGAGTCGGCTTCCGGGTGCGCACGGGGGAGCAGTTGGTGGTGGCGGTCAGGGGTTGA
- a CDS encoding NAD(P)/FAD-dependent oxidoreductase, protein MPSETVIIGAGPAGLTAGYQLQKAGCRSILLEADRQTGGMSRTLEFDGCRFDLGGHRFFTKIPEVQALWHELLGDRFLVRPRLSRIAYDGKLFHYPLQIGEALRQLGLARSLGIVASYLVARVNPTRPEDTFEAWVSNRFGRRLYEMFFKTYTEKVWGMSCTELSADWAAQRIRELSLWRVLTEKLFGSSKSHSLIEEFNYPPLGPQEMWDELARRLAIGGQTIHFGRRATRVEIRDGRFVQVVTTDSQGATETWEGDSLISTMALNELALILDPPPPDAVLEAARALRYRGHITVCAIVEAKAGFDDNWIYIHSPEIRMARLQNYSNWSEAMSPEPGVTALGLEYLAWPGDETWTMPDDDLVALGFEEFRKLGLMPADRVRSGFVARSGHAYPVYDPGYRERVNTIRDYLATIPNLVTCGRCGMHRYNNMDHSMLTGMLAARNLLGESNDIWSVNLESEYIEEKRSGA, encoded by the coding sequence ATGCCCAGTGAGACCGTCATCATCGGAGCGGGCCCGGCCGGACTCACCGCCGGTTACCAGTTGCAGAAGGCCGGCTGCCGTTCAATCCTGCTTGAAGCCGACAGGCAGACCGGCGGGATGTCGCGCACCCTGGAGTTCGATGGTTGCCGCTTCGACCTTGGTGGCCACCGGTTTTTCACCAAGATCCCCGAAGTCCAAGCGCTGTGGCATGAACTCCTCGGCGACCGGTTCCTGGTCCGCCCTCGCCTGTCACGCATCGCCTATGACGGTAAGCTCTTCCACTATCCGCTGCAGATCGGCGAAGCCCTCCGGCAGTTGGGCCTCGCGCGGTCTCTGGGCATTGTTGCGAGTTATCTCGTGGCCCGCGTCAATCCCACGCGTCCCGAAGACACCTTCGAGGCCTGGGTGAGCAACCGGTTTGGCCGGCGGCTGTACGAGATGTTCTTCAAGACGTACACCGAAAAAGTCTGGGGGATGTCCTGCACCGAACTCAGCGCCGATTGGGCGGCTCAGCGCATCCGCGAACTGTCCCTGTGGCGGGTGCTCACCGAAAAGCTGTTCGGGAGCAGCAAGTCCCACAGTCTCATCGAGGAGTTCAACTACCCCCCGCTGGGCCCCCAGGAAATGTGGGATGAACTGGCTCGGCGTCTCGCCATCGGTGGCCAGACGATCCATTTCGGCCGCCGCGCCACGCGCGTTGAAATCCGCGACGGCCGCTTCGTGCAGGTGGTGACGACGGACTCACAGGGCGCCACTGAAACCTGGGAGGGGGACTCGCTGATCAGCACTATGGCCCTCAACGAGCTCGCGCTGATCCTCGATCCCCCGCCGCCGGATGCAGTGCTGGAAGCCGCCCGCGCCCTGCGATACCGTGGACACATCACCGTCTGCGCTATCGTCGAGGCCAAGGCGGGCTTTGACGACAACTGGATCTACATTCATTCGCCGGAGATCCGCATGGCCCGCCTGCAGAATTACAGTAATTGGAGCGAGGCCATGTCGCCCGAGCCGGGGGTCACCGCACTGGGTCTGGAGTACCTCGCCTGGCCCGGCGACGAGACCTGGACCATGCCCGACGATGATCTCGTCGCCCTGGGGTTCGAGGAGTTCCGCAAACTCGGCCTCATGCCCGCGGATCGCGTGCGATCCGGGTTCGTCGCCCGATCAGGACACGCGTACCCTGTCTACGATCCCGGCTATCGCGAACGAGTCAACACCATCCGCGACTACCTGGCAACAATCCCCAATCTCGTCACCTGCGGCCGTTGCGGGATGCACCGGTACAATAACATGGACCACTCCATGCTCACCGGGATGCTTGCGGCGCGTAACCTGCTGGGCGAGTCCAATGACATCTGGTCGGTGAACCTGGAGAGCGAGTACATCGAGGAGAAGCGGTCCGGCGCATGA